A window of the Oscillospiraceae bacterium NTUH-002-81 genome harbors these coding sequences:
- a CDS encoding ribosomal L7Ae/L30e/S12e/Gadd45 family protein: MPVMEKKVLSLLGLSAKSGNLVSGEFSTEKAVKEHKAALVVVAEDASDNTKKSFSNMCAYYHVPMIVFADKETLGHAIGKQFRASVAVTQDGFAKAILKLTESDN, translated from the coding sequence ATGCCTGTAATGGAGAAAAAGGTGCTGTCCCTTCTGGGGCTGTCCGCCAAATCAGGAAATCTGGTGAGCGGCGAGTTTTCCACCGAGAAAGCGGTAAAGGAGCATAAAGCTGCCCTCGTGGTGGTGGCAGAGGACGCATCTGATAATACAAAAAAGAGTTTCAGTAACATGTGTGCCTATTATCACGTGCCGATGATTGTTTTCGCAGACAAAGAGACACTGGGGCATGCCATCGGAAAGCAGTTCCGGGCATCGGTAGCGGTGACACAGGACGGCTTCGCCAAAGCGATACTGAAGCTTACGGAAAGTGACAACTGA
- a CDS encoding YlxR family protein yields MSTTVRKVPMRQCTGCQERKNKKEMIRVLKTAEGEITLDATGKKNGRGAYLCRSMDCLEKAVKNKGLERSLKVKIPSEVYDALREELKCL; encoded by the coding sequence ATGAGTACGACGGTCAGAAAGGTTCCGATGCGCCAGTGCACCGGCTGTCAGGAGAGGAAGAACAAGAAGGAGATGATCCGGGTTCTGAAAACGGCAGAGGGGGAGATCACACTGGATGCCACCGGCAAGAAAAACGGCAGAGGGGCATATTTGTGCCGCAGTATGGACTGCCTGGAAAAAGCAGTGAAAAACAAAGGTCTGGAGCGCTCCCTGAAGGTGAAGATCCCTTCTGAGGTTTATGACGCACTGAGGGAGGAACTGAAATGCCTGTAA
- the nusA gene encoding transcription termination factor NusA produces MNKELIEALDILEKEKNISKDTLLEAIENSLLTACKNHFGKADNVHVNINRETGDFAVYAEKTVVEEVEDPAEQIALEKAKMMDSRYEVGDIVNVEIKSKEFGRIATQNAKNVILQKIREEERKALFNQYYGKERDVVTGIVQRYNGRNVSINLGKADAVLMENEQVKGEVFRPTERIKVYILEVKDTTKGPKILVSRTHPELVKRLFESEVTEVRDGTVEIKSIAREAGSRTKIAVWSNDPDVDPVGACVGMNGARVNAIVNELRGEKIDIINWSDNPAILIENALSPAKVVFVMADDEEKTAKVVVPDYQLSLAIGKEGQNARLAARLTGFKIDIKSETQAREIEGFMEEFDENEEYEEYEYPEGYDPEAGYEDAPADGEGYEEQGENEDTEA; encoded by the coding sequence ATGAACAAAGAATTGATTGAAGCTTTGGATATACTGGAAAAAGAAAAAAATATCAGCAAGGACACCCTTTTGGAGGCCATTGAGAATTCCCTGCTGACAGCCTGTAAGAACCATTTCGGCAAGGCTGACAACGTCCATGTGAACATCAACCGCGAGACCGGTGATTTTGCAGTATATGCGGAGAAGACCGTTGTAGAAGAGGTAGAGGATCCGGCAGAGCAGATCGCGCTGGAGAAGGCAAAGATGATGGATTCCCGCTATGAGGTGGGCGACATTGTGAACGTGGAGATCAAGTCCAAGGAGTTTGGCCGGATCGCCACTCAGAATGCCAAGAACGTGATCCTGCAGAAGATCCGCGAGGAAGAGAGAAAAGCACTGTTCAATCAGTACTATGGAAAAGAGCGCGACGTGGTGACCGGTATCGTGCAGCGGTATAACGGCAGAAACGTCAGCATCAATCTGGGCAAAGCAGATGCCGTGCTCATGGAAAATGAGCAGGTGAAGGGCGAGGTATTCCGTCCCACCGAGCGTATCAAAGTATATATCCTGGAAGTGAAAGACACCACCAAGGGGCCGAAGATCCTTGTGTCCAGAACCCATCCGGAGCTGGTAAAGCGTCTGTTCGAGTCTGAGGTGACAGAGGTTCGGGACGGCACCGTAGAGATCAAGAGTATTGCCAGAGAGGCCGGTTCCCGTACAAAGATCGCCGTATGGTCCAACGACCCGGACGTGGATCCGGTGGGAGCCTGCGTCGGCATGAACGGTGCCAGAGTCAACGCCATCGTCAACGAGCTGCGAGGAGAGAAGATCGACATCATCAACTGGAGCGACAACCCGGCCATCCTCATTGAGAATGCATTAAGCCCGGCCAAGGTCGTATTCGTTATGGCAGATGACGAGGAGAAGACCGCCAAGGTCGTTGTGCCGGATTATCAGCTGTCTCTTGCCATCGGTAAGGAAGGACAGAATGCCCGTCTGGCAGCCCGCCTGACCGGTTTCAAGATCGACATCAAGAGCGAGACCCAGGCAAGAGAGATCGAGGGCTTCATGGAAGAGTTCGATGAGAACGAGGAGTACGAGGAGTACGAGTATCCGGAAGGATATGACCCGGAGGCCGGGTACGAGGATGCACCGGCTGACGGCGAAGGCTATGAGGAGCAGGGAGAGAACGAAGATACAGAAGCATAA